A region from the Ammospiza nelsoni isolate bAmmNel1 chromosome 1, bAmmNel1.pri, whole genome shotgun sequence genome encodes:
- the SNAP47 gene encoding synaptosomal-associated protein 47, producing the protein MSEDIRIHSWPCSYYLDTSKQWIPGKLSLTPTSIRFTADKTGELLVDFHLSGISEIKKESSHLIFSSLTVLEKGTKHWFGSLHPNRNVVFNILEHFWRERLVSSQEGGAGAALESSKGKELTGMLEGSQKRLEDTAKVLHAQGEQFDNIMRGLHKIEGDMDVADRLLTELESPSWWPFSTKLWKSPVEAKPKETPAAADPKSQEGILLRIPVIITHRTDSNAKPGKLTVLPSGLEIQDCNSQLLHRFEARDVDDIWVHTPYEISVRQRFIGKPDTSFRLLAARMPEAIPILEMQFSKKIQFLEDALGFAGARKSPQADLGTSIWQAATGFLGAAGGPEGPAKEQVQLQKVSQEEAKELRQILKKLKGLALETEAELERQDEALDSIGSSVDRATLTIERQNRRMRKLT; encoded by the exons ATGAGCGAGGACATCCGGATCCATTCCTGGCCTTGCTCCTACTACCTGGACACCAGCAAACAATGGATCCCTGGGAAGCTCTCCCTGACTCCCACTTCCATCAGATTCACGGCTGACAAAACGGGAGAGCTCCTGGTGGATTTCCATCTTTCCGGCATCAGCGAGATCAAGAAGGAATCTTCCCATTTAATCTTCAGCTCCCTCACCGTCCTGGAGAAAGGCACCAAGCACTGGTTCGGCTCCCTGCATCCCAACAGGAATGTGGTGTTCAACATCCTGGAGCATTTCTGGAGGGAGCGGCTGGTGTCCAGCCAGGAGGGGGGAGCGGGAGCGGCCTTGGAGTCCAGCAAGGGCAAGGAATTGACGGGAATGTTGGAGGGATCCCAGAAGCGCCTGGAGGACACGGCCAAGGTGCTGCATGCCCAGGGGGAGCAGTTCGACAACATCATGAGGGGACTCCACAAGATCGAGGGGGACATGGATGTGGCTGACAG GCTGCTAACAGAGCTGGAATCTCCCTCCTGGTGGCCCTTCAGCACCAAACTCTGGAAATCCCCTGTGGAAGCAAAGCCCAAGGAAACGCCCGCGGCTGCAGATCCCAAAAGCCAGGAGGGAATCCTGCTGCGAATCCCGGTGATCATCACGCACAGGACAGACTCCAACGCCAAACCCGGCAAACTCACGGTGCTCCCCTCGGGCCTGGAGATCCAGGATTgcaattcccagctcctgcaccgCTTCGAGGCGCGGGACGTGGACGACATCTGGGTGCACACTCCCTACGAGATCAGCGTGCGGCAGCGCTTCATCGGCAAACCCGACACCTCCTTCCGGCTCCTGGCCGCGCGCATGCCCGAGGCCATCCCCATCCTGGAGATGCAGTTCAGCAAGAAAATCCAGTTCTTGGAGGATGCTCTTGGGTTTGCCGGAGCCAGGAAGTCCCCTCAGGCGGATTTGGGGACGTCCATCTGGCAGGCAG CCACGGGATTCCTGGGGGCCGCGGGGGGTCCCGAAGGGCCGGCCAAGGAGCAGGTGCAGCTGCAGAAAGTGTCCCAGGAGGAGGCCAAGGAGCTCCGGCAG ATCCTGAAGAAGCTCAAGGGCCTGGCGCTGGAGACGGAGGCGGAGCTGGAGCGGCAGGACGAGGCGCTGGACTCCATCGGCAGCTCCGTGGATCGCGCCACGCTCACCATCGAGCGGCAGAACCGCAGGATGAGGAAGCTGACGTAG